In a genomic window of Strix aluco isolate bStrAlu1 chromosome 3, bStrAlu1.hap1, whole genome shotgun sequence:
- the TDRD15 gene encoding tudor domain-containing protein 15, translating to MESLTPSPNADVNLKITHIECHAECLVVVFQGQRKVECELDYCILQNEIQRVFKVKGNVYVGGSCLVEDTGGEWHRGRVLEKRENICQVFLIDTGQVLVVEETHLASACDELFQLPPKVVLGVFASILPLGEKWHPQAINYFSSLVGLQITGCVKAVIPHQLFILEVPKIISDVLELRLGKFIDGDSFCLIVQMLKVFPHGTLCKRVPQLLQQKCAVKELLTFSNSEKPTDFWPVPDDLFPRLPVGSKENVKITAAVNLNKFYCQIQKWQKELEDLTEAMHLFYEATSTENNKSLDNLGLLCAAKRQNGQWHRGVIKQLISDHVEVWFMDFGNIEAVPSSCVQKLKVEFMALPMISFPCALSCFGGQDETAIKIQLKEFIQALIAQTSVCVHVDLFSDIKHLYYITLQNGNLGIDAQHPENQNEAAASCVSLLETKIASTAVNQRPCNERYNSFENCTGNKQTQNCLPEWDISLSSHCKRVEMQINSFHTAFVVHVINPSDFWVRLCAYQDEFQALMKDIADTYNQCGADEMVIKKPQPGLLCCARYSKDMRYYRGVVIEVRHVAIIVYFLDFGNTDTVPCYDVKMLLPEFSNLPALAMCCALACTFPVDDVWVKKETDFFKHIVFDKLLLLHVIGKQNKKYVVNMQFRSGSQQDVATCMVQGGCAEYWEKTPDSVLNSGKSQNLNPRKLKKVNAWGICNTRKNKVSRNGEVFQKDKSLSVPSVLRESGALSCFGKGAIPKRWKSICEEKLFYKELVFKPGAVLEVVCPYIVSPADFSCQLQSKLPKLNNLMEQIQTYYREHTSPYKTGQVACVVKCSRDRKWYRANVVQQVSANEVDVFFVDYGYRERVLLKDLQAVLPDFLTLESQAFRCGLKNVPLQVNSFNWSEMCRRFEDFISASRGPLTCIVYALVLVSPGCLYNVVDLQTPFVSAEEFFRERGLTQSEYIGLRNLASLGSLYSFCYSSFNIKTGSEEEVYITHIHSPSKFYCQLNRNTETIAALTKKVSVISKMSNNSKYDTSNMRICIARYFEDGLFYRALAFPVESAPYLCADFVDFGNKNMVERDQLMPIPESAPDLMFTPMQAIECCLSDFRETKIPASVTRWFEETFLGKLLKAVIISREPDGQIVVELYDGQLKVSKKIKEKISEELAPRNYMEEFIGSNGGVICHVKDDKYINKVTIKNPKRVKLKTEVKCQVYDKYYQTDTGQNFGDEKQTARSTQKLSSGSSKPLTLQDSEETGFRNIVSALEHREEPVFVDPPSHSLCHPTLISKEITVNAPSESHNERLNCTGQQERRNENIPKLISLPQRDIQVNSEVAAYISHMNSPSSFYIHLAEDENLIIQLAEELNESTVNIGHENCLDELMVGDLIVAEHAADCFYYRAVIKTLKSGNSFEVEFIDYGNAEVVSSSKICRIQKKFLTLPRLSVHCFLRGVKSTRVETWIKKSTSYFVSRTNNKLVTCKFLQQHGEQWEIDVICDGKSMSNNLQKKGRTRWQNTPVHNRENRPEQSLVTNGNPQNRKSRNGLGIGESKTKTSEMKNTSKTPLNLLPQDLNSGQVEGAEVIHISETGEFHVQLLRNLQILHELNVMLVKEAQRSDLLGVDDIEEGLECMTKSERNLKWYRSKVIKKFVREKLMLVLFVDYGKCEMVSLNNAKMLSDKIKRIPKQAVSCKWVWFKELRKIQFVHALLDHEIRILFLRYLESSHIWEVDILIGEMLLQEYLNQLLSHGWTTGPEQCSNTDCKEFDTSVKINSVTWMLLQSGRRYPGFATAVTDPSNFFIQFEILFDCMQNLSLLLSDLPENLPALPEELVAPGASCLIKFGLEAQWNRAEISQVTSESVVLTFIDYGFLKSIPYSDIHKLKVIPENLSVLPRLAYPCSLHDIAPDKTEYWSDEAKLLFQTFITKPDLIFHFKHYGSEMKLEVDVLYEDYNLAHVLTAAGHAVYSRSRCCLISEVSEPLG from the coding sequence ATGGAATCTCTGACTCCCTCACCAAACGCAGATGTGAATCTGAAGATAACTCATATAGAATGCCATGCTGAATGCTTGGTTGTAGTGTTCCAGGGTCAACGCAAAGTGGAATGTGAGCTTGACTATTGCATACTACAAAATGAAATACAACGAGTATTCAAAGTAAAAGGTAATGTTTACGTTGGTGGATCTTGTTTGGTGGAAGACACAGGAGGAGAATGGCATAGAGGAAGAGttctggaaaagagagagaatatctGTCAGGTTTTTCTTATAGACACTGGTCAAGTGCTAGTGGTTGAGGAAACGCATCTTGCTTCTGCTTGTGATGAATTGTTTCAGCTGCCTCCAAAGGTGGTTTTGGGAGTTTTTGCAAGCATACTTCCTCTTGGGGAAAAATGGCATCCACAAgccattaattatttttcatctctggTAGGATTGCAGATTACAGGTTGTGTGAAAGCTGTTATACCACACCAACTGTTTATTCTAGAAGTGCCAAAGATCATTAGTGATGTTCTTGAACTGCGGTTAGGAAAATTTATTGATGGAGATTCATTTTGCCTTATTGTACAAATGTTAAAAGTGTTTCCCCATGGAACGCTTTGTAAAAGAGTACCACAGTTGTTGCAACAGAAGTGTGCAGTTAAGGAGTTGCTTACTTTCAGTAATTCTGAGAAACCAACGGATTTTTGGCCAGTTCCAGATGATCTCTTTCCACGTCTACCTGTTGGcagtaaagaaaatgtaaaaataactgCTGCAGTAAACCTGAATAAATTTTACTGTCAGATACAGAAATGGCAGAAGGAGTTGGAAGATTTGACAGAAGCTATGCATTTGTTCTATGAAGCTACCagtacagaaaataataaatctttGGATAATTTAGGGCTACTCTGTGCTGCCAAAAGGCAAAATGGACAGTGGCATAGAGGAGTGATAAAACAGCTTATCTCTGACCATGTGGAAGTCTGGTTTATGGATTTTGGCAATATTGAAGCTGTGCCATCTAGCTGCGTTCAGAAACTTAAAGTAGAGTTTATGGCATTACCAATGATTTCATTTCCATGTGCACTGTCTTGTTTTGGTGGTCAGGatgaaacagcaataaaaattcaGCTGAAAGAATTTATACAGGCCTTGATAGCACAAACTTCTGTGTGTGTCCATGTTGATTTATTCAGTGACATTAAACACTTGTATTATATTACGCTGCAAAATGGAAATCTTGGAATTGATGCTCAGCATCCAGAAAACCAGAATGAGGCAGCTGCATCATGTGTCTCacttttggaaacaaaaatagCAAGTACTGCTGTAAACCAGAGACCATGTAATGAGAGATACAATTCATTTGAGAATTGTACTGGAAATAAACAGACACAAAATTGCTTACCTGAATGGGATATTTCTTTGTCAAGCCACTGCAAAAGAGTAGAAATGCAAATCAATTCTTTTCATACTGCTTTTGTGGTACATGTCATAAATCCATCTGACTTCTGGGTTCGACTGTGTGCATACCAGGATGAATTTCAAGCCTTGATGAAAGATATTGCAGACACATATAATCAGTGTGGAGCTGATGAAATGGTCATTAAAAAGCCACAACCTGGATTGCTATGCTGTGCCCGGTATAGCAAAGACATGCGTTATTATCGGGGTGTTGTCATTGAAGTGCGTCATGTAGCCATTATTGTGTATTTTTTGGATTTTGGAAACACAGATACAGTACCCTGTTATGATGTGAAAATGTTGCTTCCAGAGTTTTCCAATTTACCAGCTTTAGCTATGTGTTGTGCACTTGCTTGCACATTTCCTGTTGATGATGTGTGGGTTAAAAAGGAAACCGACTTCTTCAAACACATTGTGTTTGACAAACTACTGCTGCTTCATGTCattggaaagcaaaacaagaagtaTGTTGTTAACATGCAGTTTAGGAGTGGTTCGCAGCAAGATGTTGCCACGTGTATGGTTCAAGGTGGATGTGCTGAGTACTGGGAGAAGACACCAGATTCTGTTCTAAACTCTGGAAAAAGTCAAAATCTGAATCCCcgcaaattaaaaaaagtaaatgcatgGGGAATCTGTAATACTCGTAAAAATAAGGTATCCAGAAATGGAGAGGTATTTCAGAAGGACAAATCATTAAGTGTGCCTTCAGTGCTGAGAGAATCTGGTGCGCTGTCATGTTTCGGAAAGGGTGCTATCCCTAAAAGGTGGAAATCAATAtgtgaggaaaaattattttataaagagCTTGTGTTTAAACCAGGAGCTGTTCTTGAAGTGGTGTGTCCTTACATTGTTTCCCCAGCAGATTTTTCATGTCAGTTGCAAAGCAAACTGCCAAAGCTAAATAACTTAATGGAACAAATTCAGACTTACTATAGGGAGCATACCAGTCCCTACAAAACTGGACAGGTTGCCTGTGTTGTTAAATGTTCCAGAGATAGGAAATGGTACAGAGCAAACGTTGTGCAGCAAGTATCCGCAAATGAAGTTGATGTGTTTTTTGTAGACTATGGTTATCGGGAAAGAGTTTTACTTAAAGATCTTCAAGCTGTTCTACCAGATTTCCTAACTCTGGAAAGTCAAGCGTTTCGTTGTGGACTTAAAAATGTACCCTTACAGGTCAACTCATTTAATTGGTCTGAAATGTGTAGACGTTTTGAAGACTTCATTTCTGCTTCTAGAGGACCACTGACTTGCATTGTTTATGCTCTTGTTCTTGTAAGCCCTGGCTGTTTATACAATGTAGTTGACTTACAGACTCCATTTGTTAGTGCAGAAGAATTCTTCAGAGAACGTGGTCTCACTCAGTCTGAATATATTGGTCTGAGAAACCTTGCATCTTTGGGTTCTCTGTACAGTTTTTGCTATTCATCCTTTAATATAAAAACTGGAAGTGAGGAGGAGGTTTATATAACTCACATACATAGTCCTTCAAAATTCTATTGTCAGCTTAATCGAAACACTGAAACTATAGCGGCATTGACGAAGAAGGTTAGTGTCATAAGTAAAATgtcaaataattcaaaatatgatACCAGCAATATGCGAATATGTATAGCCAGATATTTTGAAGATGGTCTCTTTTATAGAGCTTTGGCTTTTCCTGTGGAATCGGCACCCTATCTATGTGCTGACTTTGTGGATTTTGGAAATAAGAATATGGTAGAGAGAGACCAGTTGATGCCTATTCCAGAGTCTGCCCCTGACCTAATGTTCACGCCCATGCAAGCTATTGAATGCTGTCTGTCAGATTTTAGGGAGACAAAAATCCCAGCAAGTGTTACTAGATGGTTTGAGGAAACATTCCTTGGTAAACTGCTGAAGGCGGTAATTATATCCAGAGAACCAGATGGGCAGATTGTTGTAGAGTTATATGATGGACAGCTCAAAGTAagtaagaaaattaaagaaaaaatatcagaagaaTTGGCACCAAGAAATTATATGGAAGAATTTATTGGAAGTAACGGAGGAGTGATATGTCATGTGAAAGATGACAAATACATTAATAAAGTAACTATTAAAAATCCTAAAAGAGTTAAAttgaaaactgaagtgaaatgCCAAGTATATGATAAGTATTATCAGACAGATACTGGGCAGAATTTTGGAGATGAAAAGCAAACGGCCCGTAGCACACAAAAGTTGAGTAGTGGGTCCTCAAAACCGCTAACTTTACAGGACAGTGAAGAAACAGGTTTTAGAAATATAGTCAGTGCTCTGGAGCACAGAGAGGAACCTGTGTTTGTAGACCCTCCTTCTCACTCACTCTGTCATCCTACtttaatttcaaaggaaataacTGTAAATGCTCCCTCTGAATCTCATAATGAAAGACTAAACTGTACAGGTCAGcaggaaaggagaaatgaaaatataCCTAAATTAATCAGTCTTCCTCAACGTGATATTCAGGTGAATTCTGAAGTAGCAGCATATATTTCTCATATGAATAGTCCATCAAGCTTCTATATTCATCTTGCAGAGGATGAAAACTTAATAATACAACTAGCAGAAGAACTAAATGAAAGCACGGTGAATATAGGTCATGAAAATTGCTTAGATGAGCTCATGGTAGGGGATCTCATTGTTGCAGAGCATGCTGCTGATTGTTTTTACTATAGAGCAGTTATTAAAACTCTGAAATCAGGAAACTCCTTTGAGGTAGAGTTCATTGACTATGGTAATGCAGAAGTTGTAAGTTCTTCAAAAATCTGCAGGATTCAGAAAAAGTTCTTAACTTTGCCGAGGCTCAGTGTTCATTGTTTCCTCAGAGGAGTAAAAAGTACTCGTGTTGAAACCTGGATTAAAAAAAGTACTTCCTATTTTGTAAGCAGAACAAATAACAAGCTAGTTACTTGCAAGTTCTTGCAGCAACATGGAGAACAATGGGAAATAGATGTAATTTGTGATGGAAAGTCTATGTCTAATAATCTGCAGAAAAAAGGCAGGACAAGGTGGCAAAACACACCAGTGCATAATCGGGAAAATAGGCCAGAACAATCTCTGGTTACAAATGGTAATCCTCAAAACAGAAAATCTAGGAATGGTTTAGGAATTGGTGAAAGTAAAACTAAGACTAGTGAGATGAAAAATACTTCCAAAACACCCTTAAATCTCCTTCCTCAAGATCTAAATTCTGGACAGGTAGAAGGAGCAGAAGTAATTCATATTTCAGAGACTGGAGAATTTCATGTACAGTTACTTAGAAACTTGCAAATATTACATGAGTTAAATGTAATGCTTGTCAAAGAAGCACAAAGAAGTGATTTGCTTGGAGTGGATGACATTGAAGAAGGATTGGAATGCATGACAAAATCTGAAAGGAACTTGAAGTGGTATCGATCAAAAGTGATAAAGAAATTTGTCAGGGAGAAGTTAATGCTAGTTCTTTTTGTGGATTATGGCAAGTGTGAGATGGTGTCTTTAAATAATGCAAAGATGCTTAGTGACAAGATTAAACGTATTCCTAAACAAGCTGTGTCTTGTAAATGGGTTTGGTTTAAAGAACTGAGGAAAATTCAGTTTGTCCATGCACTCCTGGATCATGAAATAAGGATCTTGTTTTTGAGGTACTTGGAATCCTCTCATATCTGGGAGGTAGATATTTTAATAGGGGAAATGCTGCTTCAGGAGTATTTGAACCAGCTCTTAAGTCATGGTTGGACTACTGGACCAGAACAGTGTAGTAATACAGACTGTAAGGAGTTTGATACATCAGTCAAGATCAATTCAGTGACATGGATGCTGCTGCAGAGTGGCAGAAGGTATCCTGGCTTTGCAACTGCAGTTACTGATCCTTCAAATTTCTTCATCCAGTTTGAAATCTTATTTGATTGCATGCAAAACTTGTCTTTGCTGCTCTCTGACCTTCCTGAGAACTTGCCAGCTTTGCCAGAAGAACTTGTGGCTCCTGGTGCTAGCTGCTTGATCAAGTTTGGACTGGAAGCACAATGGAACAGGGCAGAAATTAGTCAAGTAACAAGTGAGTCTGTTGTTCTTACATTTATTGATTATGGCTTTCTGAAGAGCATCCCTTACTCCGATATCCATAAACTTAAAGTTATTCCAGAAAATCTGTCTGTCTTACCACGCTTGGCATACCCTTGCTCTTTACATGATATAGCTCCTGACAAGACGGAATATTGGAGTGATGAAGCTAAACTTCTGTTTCAGACGTTTATTACTAAACCTGATctgatatttcattttaaacactaTGGCTCTGAAATGAAATTAGAGGTGGATGTTCTGTATGAGGACTACAATCTAGCTCATGTCTTAACTGCTGCTGGCCATGCAGTCTACTCCAGAAGTAGGTGCTGCCTTATTTCAGAAGTATCAGAACCGTTAGGTTAA